The Lysinibacter cavernae genome has a window encoding:
- a CDS encoding peptidoglycan glycosyltransferase FtsW — protein sequence MARILLPKPAARLPPLGIALVTVTVMLVLIGVIMVQSASSVVAIAADKNPLVGIQRQGLFAAVGLVIMLTLSRCSIATLQRFAWVGLGLGFLLQLLVYTPLGYEAGGNRNWIRVGPISGQPSEIMKFMLLVWMATVLAAKERLLGSWKHVIIPVVPVVALSVAINVAGGDLGSVLIITAVLFGALFFAQVRLRILALLALFGSLGIAVMTLMKPNRVMRVVHYLETDCVRDLDALHGLCWQPMQGLWALANGGVFGVGLGQSKAKWSWLPAAETDYIFAMIGEETGLIGAVFVLLLFVIMGGIFAWLLRSPLETFPAVILGGAFTWFATQMVVNISVVLGFLPVLGVPLPLVSAGGTSLIAGLAAIGVVLACMRRES from the coding sequence ATGGCCCGGATACTGCTCCCGAAGCCGGCGGCTCGGCTTCCACCTCTTGGCATCGCCCTTGTGACAGTCACCGTGATGTTGGTGCTGATCGGCGTCATTATGGTGCAGTCGGCGAGTTCAGTGGTCGCAATTGCCGCCGACAAGAATCCGCTTGTTGGCATCCAGAGGCAGGGCCTGTTTGCGGCTGTTGGGCTTGTGATTATGCTGACCCTCAGCCGGTGCTCCATTGCTACGCTGCAGCGGTTTGCTTGGGTTGGGCTTGGCCTTGGGTTTCTCCTGCAGCTGCTCGTTTATACACCGCTTGGCTACGAGGCGGGCGGCAATCGCAACTGGATTCGCGTTGGGCCAATTTCCGGTCAGCCATCGGAAATTATGAAGTTCATGCTCTTGGTTTGGATGGCCACGGTGCTTGCCGCAAAGGAGCGCCTCCTCGGATCCTGGAAGCACGTCATCATCCCGGTCGTTCCCGTAGTCGCACTGTCGGTAGCAATCAACGTGGCTGGCGGCGATCTTGGCTCCGTGCTCATCATCACGGCAGTGCTCTTTGGGGCGCTGTTCTTCGCGCAGGTCAGGTTGCGGATACTTGCACTTCTTGCCCTGTTCGGGAGCCTTGGCATCGCCGTGATGACGCTCATGAAGCCAAACCGAGTCATGCGCGTTGTGCACTATCTTGAGACCGACTGTGTGCGCGACCTTGACGCACTGCACGGCCTGTGCTGGCAGCCCATGCAGGGCCTGTGGGCGCTGGCAAATGGGGGAGTCTTTGGGGTTGGTCTTGGCCAATCGAAGGCGAAGTGGTCGTGGCTTCCTGCGGCTGAGACTGACTACATCTTTGCCATGATCGGCGAGGAGACCGGGCTCATCGGAGCAGTCTTTGTGCTGCTGCTCTTTGTGATCATGGGCGGTATTTTTGCGTGGCTCCTGCGTAGCCCACTTGAGACGTTTCCCGCGGTGATCCTTGGTGGTGCATTCACCTGGTTCGCGACTCAGATGGTCGTGAACATTTCGGTCGTCCTCGGTTTTCTGCCGGTCCTTGGGGTGCCGCTCCCGCTTGTCTCTGCCGGTGGCACATCACTCATCGCTGGCCTAGCGGCAATCGGCGTTGTCCTTGCGTGCATGCGCAGAGAATCATGA
- a CDS encoding LCP family protein translates to MKTYPSRPRPSAEQQIPPRHATNRRRMFRRRRILVGTAAALVLVLGGGGIAIAALYHDVNSGISRSDFSLPQVAEADANAVPKGEQNILVMGLDSRRDQQGNALSEEVYTALRAGDENDGGYNANVLMLIHIPADGGQAVGISIPRDDYVELVGAPSGVAYSKIKEAYGLAFAERMSQLVNTGELSDEDAYQEARAAGRQSQIETVSHFLGDVRIDHFIEMTMAGFYSIANAVAPITVCLNNATEDAYSGADFDAGIQELDPAQAMSFVRQRRDTGYNNGVDLTDFDRTRRQQAFMVALANKLKDKGTLTNVATLKQLIDTAKQYLAMDTEFDLLSFGSVAAELSGGNLTFVTLPIVEFGMIDGKSVNIVDVDEVQAMVRGLLGGTTDAGDAGDAAADDGLLEAPQESTYAGEDAVVDDPAVPADGDPQPNGTATYSTWDEPLHSGSLPCVN, encoded by the coding sequence ATGAAGACGTATCCATCTCGCCCGCGACCCTCTGCCGAACAACAGATTCCTCCTCGTCATGCAACGAACCGTCGCCGAATGTTCAGGCGACGGCGCATTCTTGTTGGGACCGCCGCAGCCCTCGTGCTTGTACTTGGCGGTGGTGGCATCGCGATTGCCGCGCTCTATCACGATGTGAACAGCGGAATAAGCCGGTCCGACTTTAGCCTGCCGCAGGTTGCGGAGGCAGACGCAAACGCCGTGCCAAAGGGGGAGCAAAATATCCTTGTGATGGGCCTCGATAGCCGGCGCGATCAACAGGGCAACGCGCTTTCCGAAGAGGTCTACACGGCACTGCGTGCCGGTGATGAGAACGACGGCGGGTACAACGCAAACGTGCTCATGCTGATCCATATCCCGGCCGACGGGGGTCAGGCGGTTGGTATTTCGATCCCTCGCGATGATTACGTCGAGCTTGTTGGAGCCCCTTCGGGAGTTGCATACTCCAAGATCAAAGAGGCCTATGGCCTCGCCTTTGCGGAGCGGATGTCGCAGCTCGTGAACACCGGCGAGTTGAGCGACGAAGACGCGTACCAAGAGGCACGGGCTGCCGGGCGGCAATCCCAGATCGAAACGGTGTCCCATTTTCTCGGTGACGTGCGTATTGATCACTTCATCGAAATGACCATGGCTGGTTTTTACAGCATCGCCAATGCGGTCGCACCCATCACCGTTTGCCTCAACAACGCGACGGAGGATGCCTATTCAGGTGCCGACTTCGATGCTGGCATCCAAGAACTCGACCCGGCCCAGGCGATGAGCTTCGTGCGTCAACGTCGCGACACTGGATACAACAACGGCGTCGATCTGACCGACTTCGACCGCACTCGGCGCCAGCAGGCCTTCATGGTGGCATTGGCGAACAAACTGAAGGACAAGGGAACGCTGACGAACGTGGCGACGCTCAAACAACTCATCGATACGGCCAAGCAGTATCTTGCGATGGATACCGAATTCGACCTGCTGAGCTTTGGCTCCGTCGCCGCAGAACTCTCCGGTGGCAATCTCACCTTCGTGACGCTGCCAATCGTTGAGTTTGGCATGATCGACGGGAAATCGGTCAATATTGTCGACGTTGATGAGGTGCAGGCAATGGTACGAGGACTGCTCGGCGGAACGACTGATGCTGGGGATGCCGGGGATGCCGCCGCTGATGACGGTCTGCTTGAGGCACCGCAAGAATCGACCTACGCGGGGGAGGATGCTGTTGTCGACGACCCGGCTGTTCCCGCCGACGGCGATCCTCAGCCAAACGGAACCGCCACGTACAGCACCTGGGACGAGCCGTTGCACTCCGGCAGCCTGCCGTGCGTGAACTAG